The nucleotide sequence TTCGTCGGCGACCATGGTCGCCGAGGCGATCTGGTGTTTGATCCGTTCGGCCGTGGCGTCACCAATCAAGGTCCCGTACTTGCGCCGGATATAGGCGGTGATGGCCTCGTCCATACGATCACCACCGACCCGGACCGATTCCGAGTAGACAATGCCGTTGAGCGAAATAATCGCAATTTCAGTGGTGCCACCGCCAATATCCACGACCATAGAACCGGACGCTTCCTCGACAGGCAAGCCGGCGCCTAAGGCCGCAGCCATCGGCTCTTCGATCAAGTAAACCTCACGTGCACCGGCGCCCATGGCCGACTCCTTGATGGCGCGGCGCTCGACCTGGGTCGATTTGCACGGCACACAGATCAAGACACGCGGGCTCGGCGCCACGAATGAGGATTCGTGGACCTTCGCGATAAAGTGCTGGAGCATTTTCTCGGTGATGTGAAAGTCGGCAATCACGCCATCTTTCATGGGGCGAATCGCAGCAATGTTACCCGGCGTTCGGCCCAGCATGCGCTTGGCTTCTTCGCCGACAGCCGCGACTTGACGCTGGCTGCCGTTGGTACGAATTGCGACGACGGACGGCTCGTTCAACACGATGCCTTTGCCGCGGGTGTAGATCAACGTGTTAGCAGTGCCCAAGTCGATCGACAAATCGTTTGAAAACATCCCGCGAAAAAACTTAAGCATAAAACGCACGCAACCTTAGCAAAATAGCAACCACAATAGATTAGCAACCGCCTAGGTGCCCCGCAATAACAATGCGTGGTAAATTAAAGGTTTATTTGGCCATCTAACTAGCAAAACTGCCTTTATTCAGGAAAATCCATGAGCATCACCCCAAAACAGGTTCAACACGTCGCCACCTTAGCCCAGCTGGCGGTGCCCGCCGACGACATTCCGGAAGTCGCCGCCAAGCTGTCGAGCGTACTCGACTTGCTCGACGAAATGGCCGATGTGGATACCCAAGGGGTCGAACCGCTGACCAACCCGCTGGATCGCACCCAAACCTTGCGTGCCGACGCCGTGACCGAAACCAACCAGCGCGATGCGCTGATGCAAAACGCCCCTGCCACCCAAGACGGACTGTTTTTAGTCCCCAAGGTAATTGACTAATGTCCGACCTCACCATCGCCACATTGCGGCAACAGCTCGACGCGCTCGAATCGGGACAAATTTCGAGCCTGGAATTAGTCGACGCTCAACTTAAACGGACCGAGCACCTAAACGGCGCGCTGAATGCGTTCATCAGCATCGACCGCGACGGCGCCATGGCCGCAGCCGCAGCCGCCGACCAAGCCCGTGCCATGGGCCAACGCGCGCCGCTACTGGGCGTTCCGATCGCGCACAAAGATTTGTTCTGCACCCAAGGCCTGCGCACCAGCTGCGGCTCGAAAATGCTCGATAACTTTATCGCGCCCTACAACGCCACCGTGGTCGAGAATCTAACCGAGGCCGGTGCGGTCAGCCTCGGCAAGACCAACATGGACGAATTCGCCATGGGTTCGTCAAACGAGAATTCCTACTACGGCCCGGCCGTTAACCCCTGGGGCGAACGCCGTGTACCGGGCGGTTCGTCCGGTGGATCAGCGGCCGCCGTAGCCGCCTCGATGGTCGCCGCTGCGACCGCCACTGATACCGGCGGCTCAATCCGCCAGCCGGCCGCATTTACCGGTACCAGCGGAATCAAGCCCACCTACGGCCGCTGCTCGCGCTTTGGCATGGTCGCCTACGCGTCTTCGTTGGACCAGGCCGGCCCGATTGCCCAGACTGCGGAGGACCTGGCGCTGATGCTCAGCACCATGGTCAGCCACGACCCCAAAGATTCGACCAGTGCGCACGAGGGTCCTGAAGACTTTACGCGCCTGCTCAACAATGACGTCCAAGGCCTGCGCATTGGCGTGCCCGAACAGTTCTTTAGCCAGCAACTGGACGACCAAGTCGCCCAAGCCACACGCGACGCACTGGCGACGCTGGAGCAGCGCGGCGCGGTCTTGGTGCCGGTTGAGCTGCCGAACCTAGCCCACTCACTAGCGGCCTACTACGTCATCGCGCCGGCCGAGGCCAGTGCCAACCTGTCGCGCTTTGATGGCGTCCGCTACGGCCACCGCTGCGACCACCCGGCCAACTTGCAAGACCTATACCGACGCTCGCGCTCCGAAGGTTTCGGCCTCGAAGTCCAGCGTCGTATTTTGGTCGGCACCTACGCCCTCAGTGCCAGCTTCTTTGACGCCTACTACGTCAAGGCCCAGCAAATTCGGCGCCTGATTAAAAACGATTTTATGCGCGCATTCGAAACGGTCGACGTGATTGCCGGCCCGACCACACCGACACCGGCGTTTAAAATCGGCGAAAAATCCGATGACCCGGCGGACATGTACCTGCAAGACGTCTACACCATCTCGGCCAACTTGGCGGGCTTGCCCGGCCTTTCGATCCCGTGCGGCCTGGTCGACGGTTTGCCCGTCGGCCTACAGATACTCGGGCAACATTTTGACGAGGCCCGGATGCTGCAACTGGCGCACCAATACCAGCTAAACACGGACTGGCACCAACAGCGTGCGCCTATGCTGACGGAGGGCGCGGCATGATTTGGGAAACCGTTATTGGCCTGGAAATACACACGCAGCTGGCCACCGACTCGAAGATTTTTTCTGGCTCATCGACCCGCTACGGGGCCGAACCGAACACCCAAGCCAACATGCTGGACTTGGGGCTGCCGGGCACCTTGCCGGTCCCCAACGAGCGTGCATTTGAGTACGCCGCCATGTTTGGCATGGCGATTGATGCCGTGGTCCAAACGCGCAGCACCTTTGACCGTAAAAACTATTTCTACCCGGACTTGCCCAAGGGCTACCAGACCACCCAGCTGTTCCATCCGATCGTTGAGCATGGGCACATCGACATTCAGCTGGAAGGCCAAGACGTCCGCCGCATCGGCGTCACCCGCGCCCACCTCGAAGAAGACGCTGGCAAGAGCCTGCACGAGGACTTCGACGGCATGACCGGAATCGATTTGAACCGCGCCGGCACCCCGCTGATCGAGATTGTTTCGGAGCCGGACCTGCGCAATGCCCGCGAAGCGGTCGCCTACCTGAAAAAGATCCATGGCATTGTGCGCGCCCTTGGGATCTGCGACGGCAACATGGCCGAGGGATCATTCCGCTGTGACGCCAACGTCAGCGTGCGGCCCAAAGGCCAAGCCGAATTCGGCACGCGCGTTGAAGTCAAAAACATCAACAGCTTTAAGTTTGTCGAGAAGGCCATCAACCACGAAATCGAACGCCAGATCGAATTGATCGAAGACGGCGGCACCGTGGTCCAGGAAACTCGCCTGTACGATCCGGACAAGGACGAAACACGCTCCATGCGTTCAAAAGAGGAAGCCAACGATTACCGCTACTTCCCCTGCCCGGACCTGTTACCCGTGGTGCTGACCCAGGACTACCTGGACAGCATTCGTGCGCGCCTACCGGAACTGCCCGAGGCACGCGCCCAGCGTCTGGTGGATGACTACCAGGTCACCGACTACGACGCCCGCGTGCTAACCGCTGAAGGCGACATGGCGGACTACTTTGAGAGCGCGGCAGCGGCCGGCGCCAACGGCAAGCTCACAGCGAACTGGGTGATGGCGGCGGTCAGCGCCTGGCTCAACGAATCCGACTCGCCCTTGAGCCAGTGCCCGGTACAACCGCCGCGGTTGGCAGCACTGGTCAAACGCATCGACGACCAAACATTGAACAGCAAAGGCGCCAAAAGCGTCTGGGAAGCGATGCTAAGCGATGACGCTGAGGTCGACGCGCTGATCGACCGATTGGGCCTAAAACAGGTCACCGACACAGGCGCCATCGAAGCCGTGGTCGACCAGGTCATCGCCGCCAACCCCGGCCAAGTCGAGGGTTATCGCGCCGCGGAGCCGGACAAGCAAGGTAAAATGGTCGGCTTTTTTGTCGGTCAAGTCATGAAAGCCAGTGGTGGCAAAGCCAACCCACAGGCGGTCAATAAAATTCTACGCGAAAAGCTTAAGGGTGAATGATGCAACACAGTCCTGAATTTCTGGCTATCGTCGAGCGCAGCCGCGCTCGCATTCAAGAAACCGACGTCCACGCCGTAAAAGCGCGCGTCGACAATGGCGAACCCCTGGTCATTATCGATGTGCGCGAAGACCTGGAATTCGCCGCCAAGCGGATTCCCGGGTCAGTGCATTTAGGTAAAGGGGTCATTGAGCGGGATATCGAAGCGCACTTTCCGGACAAACACCAAGAGCTGTTGCTGGTGTGCGGCGGCGGGTTTCGCAGCGCGCTGGCGGCCGACGCCATTCAGCAAATGGGTTACACCCGAGCCATCAGCGTCGATGGTGGGTTACGCCTGTGGGCCGAAGCCGGTTACCCGGTCGACGTCGAGGCGATTTAAACGGCGGCGGCGCCAACCGCAGCCAACAATAGAAAGCATCCAAGCAATCGCATGGCAGGTCCCTGCATCTGTGAATTTGCTGTCTAATTAAAGACCAATTCTCAGGGGTTGTGGGCACTTGACCGGCAATCACAGTGTTCCCGGTGCGTAAATGAGAGGTCCATCACATCTCCGTGGGGACCATCCCAGCGCCGCAGTCGCCCGACCGGCAGCGCCGCGACCGCACCTAGGTAGCTCAACGCCCACAGTGCCTGAGTGGTCGCGACCTGATTGACCACCGGGCCCAGCACACCACTGGTGTCGCACTGCTGGGCCGGCTCACGGATATGCCCAAAGACACATTCGAAGCACGGCGCGCCCGGCGCGAATGCCGCACATTGACCCGACCACATCAGCGCCGTGCCCATGATCCAGGGCAGCCGGTGACGGCGCGCCGCATGGTGCATGCACAAGCGCGTCGCCAAGTTATCACTGGCGTCGATCCACAGGTCATGATCGCTAAACCGACCCGCATTGTTGTCGTCAAACGCCAGCACCTGTGCGTCGACCGACCCCAAACCGGACAACAAGCGTGCCGCCGCCTCGACTTTCGGGCGACCGACATCATCGGCGCTGAACCACTGACGACTGAGGTTACTTAGGTCGACCCGATCCGGATCGACCAGCGTGATGCTGACACCGGCACGCACCAGATGCTGAGACAGCCCGTGCCCAAGGCCGCCGGCACCGACGATCAGTACACGGCTATTGATGACGCGTTGCTGGGCCTCGATGCCCCAGCCGTCTAACAAAATCTGGCGGCTGAACTGGTTTAACTGGTGGTCATTCATAGCTGCCCTCCGGTGATGCGGCGATGACCGCCAACATCCGTCAAGTGCCGAACCCGGCCAAACCCGGCCGCGCTCAGGGCATCGGCCACCGAATCCGCTTGCTGATACCCGTGTTCGAGCCAAATCCAACCACCGCTTAGCAAACGCGCAGGGGCGGCGGCAATAATCGCCTGTAAATCTGCCATGCCACGATCCGCCGCGACCAAGGCCTCGAGCGGCTCAAAACAAACCCCGTCGCCACGCAATTCCGGTTCGCCAGCGTCGATATAGGGAGGGTTGGCCACCAGTGTGCCGATACAGTTCGGGGCGATCGCGTCGAGCCACGAGCCGCGGACCAGGCTGACGCCGCGGCCACCCAGGTTGCGCCGCGCATAGGATAAGGCCTGGCACGAGCGCTCCAGCGCCAGCACCATGGTATCGGGGTGTTGCTGTTTCAGCACCGTGGCGAGCGCACCCGAACCGGTCCCCAGGTCCAGAATCGGACCGGGCCCCAATGTGATTTGGGCGAAGGTTTCACTGTCCGGGCGCGGTACCAATACGCCTGGCCCAACCGCAAAGGTGGCGTCCAAAAAGTCAGCACGACCGCTAATCACCGCCAGCGACTCGCCGGCGACGCGACGTGCCAGCGCCGCCTCAAATGCGGCCTGCGACAATTCGCGCTCCGGGTGAATCATCAAACTGACCTGGTCAACACCGGCCACCGCCATCACCAGCCAACGCGCTTCCATACGCGGATCGGCCAGCCCAGAAAGGGCTGACTGTGCCGTTGCCAGCGCCTGACCTAAGGTCATTCGCCGGACAGACTGGCCAGCTGTTCGGCCTGATACTCGCTCAACAGCGGGTCCAACAACGGATCCAAGTCGCCTTCCATGACCTCAGCAAGCTTATACAGCGTGACGTTGACGCGATGGTCGCTGACGCGACCTTGGGGAAAGTTATAGGTTCGGATTCGCTCACTACGATCGCCCGAGCCGACCAAACTTTTGCGCGCCGCGGATTGCTCGGCGTGGACCGAATCCTTGGCCGCCTGATTCAATCGGCTTTGCAACACTGAGAGCGCCTTGGCCTTGTTCTTGTGCTGCGAACGCTCGTCCTGGCACTCAACCACGACCCCTGTTGGCAGGTGGGTAATGCGAATCGCCGAGTCCGTGGTGTTGACGTGCTGGCCGCCGGCGCCGGATGAACGGAAAGTATCAATGCGCAGCTCATCCTTGCTAAAGGACACCTCGTCGACCTCGCCGGCGTCGGGTAACACCGCCACCGTACAGGCCGAGGTGTGAATACGCCCCTGACTTTCGGTCGCCGGCACACGCTGAACGCGATGTGCGCCGGATTCGAATTTCAAGCGGGCATAGACATCCTGGCCGGAGATCTTGGCGACCACTTCGCGATAGCCGCCCATTTCACCGCTCGATTCACTCATAATTTGCAGCTTCCAGCGCTGACTTTCGGCGTAGCGTGCGTACATGCGGAACAAATCGCCCGAAAACAGAGCGGCTTCATCGCCCCCGGTCCCGGCCCGAATTTCCAAGTAAATGTCCTTGTGATCGTCCGGATCTTTGGGCAAGAGGGCACGGGTCAGGTCGTCCTCCAAGGCCGCCACCTGGGACTTCAAACCCGGCAGCTCCTCGCTCGCCATGGCCTTTAAGTCCGGGTCCTCATCACTCAACCACGCCTGGGCTTGCTCCAAGTCGTCGACGACCGATCGCCAGCGCTGATAGACGCCAACGGGCCCTTCCAACTCAGAGTATTCGCGCCCCAGGGTGGCGAATTTTGAGGGGTCGCTCATCACCTGTGCATCGGACATCAAGGCTTGGACTTCTTCAAAACGGTCTAACAGCCCTTCCAGGCGGCGTTCAATTCCGGGGTTCAATCCCTATCATCCTTATCAAGCCCAAGCACCTTTAAGGCCTGCGCCAGTTGCTCGGGGTGGGTGGCGGCATCGCGCAGCCCGAGGGACGGCTCGTGCAGCAATTTTTGGGTCAATTCATGCGCCATCCGCGCCAGCACCAACTCCGGCGACTCGCCTTTGCGCAGCCGCGACAGGCTTTTAGTCAAGGCGACTTCGGCTTGGCTGGCGCCACGTTGGCGCAGCTGGGCTACATGCCGCCCCGCATCACGCACCGCCTGATCGCGAGCCAGACTTTCAATTTCGGCCTCGATAATCAATTCCGCACGGCTGCCGGCTTCGGCGCGTTTGGCTCGGCCTTTATCAATCACTTCACGCAGGTCGTCAACGCTGTAAAGGTAAACGTCAGCCAGCTCGTCTACTTCCGGCTCGACATCGCGCGGCACCGCCACATCGACAATCATGATCGGACGGCGCCGGCGCGCCTTTAGCGCTCGCTCCACCATGCCCTTGCCGACCAATGGCAGCGGCGCCGCGGTTGAACACACCAGCAGGTCCGCATGCACCAAGGCGTCGCCCAGTTGATTCAAGGGCAAGGCCTGAGCATTCAATTCCGCGGCCACTTCGCGGCAACGCCCCATCGAGCGGTTAACCAGTCGCAATTCGCCAATGCCGCGCTGGCGCAGGTGTCGGCCGACCAACGCGCAGGTTTCACCGGCGCCCAACAACACCGCATTGCAGTCCTCAAGGCTGTCGAACACACGCTCGGCCAAGCGCACCGCCGCGAAGGCCACGGACACTGGCTCTTTGCCAACATCAGTTTGGGTGCGCACTTTTTTCGCCGCGCCAAACACGTGCTGCAGCAGATGATGCATGGACGAACCAAGGTGGCCATTGGCTTTGGCCACGGCCATAGCGGTTTTGAGCTGGCCAAAAATTTGTGGTTCGCCCAAGACCAGCGAATCCAAACCCGCCGCCACGCGCATCAAGTGACGTGCTGCATCCGCATCGTGGTAACGATATATGTGGGCACTGAGCTGGGCCGGATCCAGATCCGCACGCTTGGCCAACCAATGCAACATCGCGGTTTCATCGGTGTGTTCGCCTTGGATCACCACTTCCGTGCGGTTACAGGTGCTTAGAATGAGTGACTCACTGGCACCGGTAGCGGCCTTGATTTGCGCTAATTGGCCCGGAATTTCCGATTCGGAGACGGCCAAACGCTCGCGCAAATCAACCGGCGCGGTGTCGTGGTTCAATCCAATCGCTAATAGGGTCACAAAAATCTGGCCTGTGATGAAAACGTTGTTGTCGCGCACTTTAACACGCTGGAGCGATTACGCAGTCACTGGCATAGTGAGCCAATGAAATGGATCCCACTGTTTGTCCTGCTAAGCAGCGGCTGCGCGTCGCTGACCGGCGACATCGCGGCGCCGCCACACCCCCAAGCCGCCCCGGTGACGCCGATGGCGCCCGGCACTTTGGGCGATCTGCTAAGCGCCGAAATTGCTTTGAACCAAGGCCAGCCTGCCGTTGCCTTCGACTTTTTGCACCGCCAAGCACAAGCCACCGGGGATCGCGCCTTGATCCGGCGCGCCGCACGGGTCGGCACTCAGGCAGGCCCGGCCAATGCGCTGCGTTCAGCGATCGCCTTTGCCGACGCCGAGCCTGAGTCGTTCGAAGCCCAGGCCCTCGTGGCGCGCGCTTACCTGACCGACGGCAACGCCGCACGGGCTGCCGGCGCGCTGCATGCGGCGGCATTGCTGCGCGCTGACCAGCCGCTAGGCTTTGTGCGCGACCTGATCAATGACAAGCCAGCACTGGCGCAGCAGCTGACCGATGCCCTAGGCGACGATGACGGCAACGGGCTGGCCATCGAGATCGTGCGCGCCCATGCCATCGAGCAGGCAACTGGCCCACGCGCCGCACTGACGGTCATCAAAGCGCTGGCGACACGCCACCCCAAAGACTTAGGCGCTCTGTCCGAACTGGCGCGACTGTCCCAACAAACCGGTGACATCGAGGCCGCCATCAGCGCCCTGCGCCAAGCCCGGCGCTACCACCCAGACAACCTGGGACTGACCCAAACCCTGGCCCAGTTACTGGTCGGCGAAACGGACTACGCCAGCGCCATCGGCCTGTTTGATGACCTGATTGCACTGGCCGACGACCCGGCGCCCTACCGGCTATCCCAAGCCATGCTGGCGATGGAGCTGGAGCAACTGGACTTGGCCGAACAGCGCGCCCAAGAAATTATCGACCAAGTCGACTACCGCGATGATGCGCTGTTGCTGCTAGGAACCGTCGCCATTCGCCAAGGCCGACTGGGCGATGCCCGCGGGCATTTGAGCCAGGTTCGAGGCGACAGTTTTTTGAGTGCACGCTTTCGTTTCGCCGAGGCCGCCATTGCACAGACACCCCAGGCCATCGCGGCATGGTTTGATGAGGCCCGCGCCGTGCGCCCCGACTTGGCCGCTGCGCTGACACTGAGCCGCGCCCAGATTATCGCGGACAGCGGTGACAAGGCCGCCGCTTTGCAGGTATTGGACGGTGCAATCGAGCGCTCACCAGACGACACCGAGTTGCTATATGGGCGGGCCATGATGCGCGACGGCGATGACTTGGCCGGCATCGAAGCGGACCTCAACAAAACCTTGGCGCTGGACCCGGACGACGCTTCGGCGCTGAATGCACTCGGCTACACCTATGCCGATGCCAACCTCAAGTTAGAACAGGCCCTCAGCCTGATTGGCCGCGCCCTTGCCATTCGCCCAGACGATCCGGCGATACTGGATTCCATGGGCTGGGTCGAATACCGACTCGGCAATCTGGCAACAGCTGCGCAGTGGCTCGAACGCGCGCTGGCATTGCTTAAGGATGCCGAAATTGGCGCGCACCTCGGCGAGGTTCAGTTTGCAATGGGCCTGCAAGACCAAGCGCGCGCGACCTGGCGTGATGCCCAGACGCACGACGCCGACAACCCGGTGCTAATAGAAACACTCGACCGATTGATTGGCAGCCAATCGCCATGATGCGCCTTTTTTTAGTGGTGCTGGCTACGGCTATCGGCGGCTGCGCGGTGCAACCCGGCGCCCCCCTGACCGGCCCAAATGACGCCCAAATCACCGGGCGCGTCAGCCTGACTCACGACGGACGCCGCGACGCTGGGGGCTTCACCTACCGCAGCGCTGGCGCCCGCCAAAGCTGGATATTGTTCGGCCCAACCGGCACCGCAGTCGGCGAACTCAGCAGCGGCCCCCGCGGCGCGCGCTGGCAACCCACGGATGGTGATGCGCTAGCGGCTGCGGACATCGATGCGCTGGTCGAAACCGCGCTCGGCGTGGCCGCGCCACTCGCATCCGCACGGGACTGGATATGGGGCCGCGTGCCATTAGGGGCGAGCGCGCGCGATGGCGGCTTCAACCTTAATGGTTGGCGCCTTGAGTGGCTGAAATACACGGCCGACGGCGTACCCCGACTCATGCGCCTAACGCGTGGCGACACCGAACTGCGGCTGGTCGCAAAAACATGGCAGTAAGCCCACGGCTGAGGCCGTCAGCCGCCCACGGGTTTGAATGCCAGATTGATGCGCCGGCCAAGGTCAACCCACTGCTACATGTGCTGGGGCGCCGCGACGACGGTTATCACGACCTGCAAGTCGGATTTGAGCTACTGGACTGGGGCGACCGGATCCACTTCAACGCCGATGTGGCCTTTACGGTGGATGGCATCGACGGACTGGCCATGGAGGCCAACTTGGTCACCCAGGCCGCTCGCGCCCTCGCACTGGACGCCGGGATTGTGCCGCGCGGCCACCTGCGCATCGACAAACGCACCCCACAGGGCGCGGGACTGGGCGGTGGCAGTAGCGACGCGGCGAGTGCGTTATTGCTGCTACGGGACGCCTGGGCTTTGGCCACCAGCGATGAAGCGCTGTCCGCCATCGGCTTGAAACTGGGCGCCGACGTGCCGGTCTTTTTGACCGGGCGCGGGGCCATCGGCCGCGGCGTCGGCGAAAGGCTGACCCCGATGGCGTGGCCGAGGCGGCGCCTTTTACTGTGCTTCAGCGGGACCGATGTACCCACTGCAAAGATTTTCCAAGACAAGGGCTTGACTCGCACCAGCGACCCCATTACGATTCGCGCCGCTTTGGACGGGCACGGACACAACGATTGTGAACCGGTCTGTCGCCGCCTCTTCCCTGAAGTTGAGCGGCTGTTCGTGGCCCTAGCGCCCTTTCAGCCTTCATTGTCAGGCACCGGCGGAACGGTATTTGTCGAGATCCATGACCCGGATCAATTCGACCAAGTCAAAGCAGCGCTGCCGGATGGAACACAGTTCCAAGACGTCAGCACCACAGAGTACTCGTCAGCCATCAAAAGCTGATTTACACTGTGAACCATTGGGGTGTGGCCAAGTGGTTAAGGCAGCGGTTTTTGGTATCGCCATTCGAAGGTTCGAATCCTTCCACCCCAGCCAAACAACAAAAAAGCCCGGTTTTACCGGGCTTTTTTATGCCTGCT is from Litorivicinus lipolyticus and encodes:
- the ispE gene encoding 4-(cytidine 5'-diphospho)-2-C-methyl-D-erythritol kinase, whose amino-acid sequence is MAVSPRLRPSAAHGFECQIDAPAKVNPLLHVLGRRDDGYHDLQVGFELLDWGDRIHFNADVAFTVDGIDGLAMEANLVTQAARALALDAGIVPRGHLRIDKRTPQGAGLGGGSSDAASALLLLRDAWALATSDEALSAIGLKLGADVPVFLTGRGAIGRGVGERLTPMAWPRRRLLLCFSGTDVPTAKIFQDKGLTRTSDPITIRAALDGHGHNDCEPVCRRLFPEVERLFVALAPFQPSLSGTGGTVFVEIHDPDQFDQVKAALPDGTQFQDVSTTEYSSAIKS